A part of Halodesulfovibrio marinisediminis DSM 17456 genomic DNA contains:
- a CDS encoding ribonucleoside triphosphate reductase, whose protein sequence is MPKQILKRDNCLETWSLERIAHAILKALKASGVKDPLLSKRLARKVEIKLGAQEIAPQELVQDTIEKVLMESSLYHVAKRFIIYREQRRQLREHKAAYLDIKETINNYLDKADWRVNENANMTHSFQGLMLHLSGTLQAKYALEKYPEEVRLAHEHGYFHIHDLSFGLAGYCAGWSLRDLLLEGFNLEGRSSAGPAHHFDAVLGQMVNFLGTLQNEWAGAQAFNNVDTYLAPFIRKDGLSYKQVRQAMQKFIFNLNTTSRWGGQSPFTNLTFDIVPPKHIAKEAVIIGGALQDSTYGEYVEEMAMINKAFLEVMLQGDHHGRIFSFPIPTYNVTTEFPWDTEIGDLLMQLTAKYGVPYFQNFINSDLDPEDVRSMCCRLQMDLRELRKKTGGLFGAGDLTGSIGVVTLNLPKLAYLAQNEEDFLDLITEYAELAKDSLEFKRKFIQQNLERGMFPWSSRYLKNGFKAHFSTIGLVGGHEACLNLLGKGIETEGGVRLMQRVLNHLRELTSRYQEDTGSLYNLEATPAEGTSYRLARTDKKLYADIVASGNGTPYYTNSTALPVGATDDVFAALEHQDQLQPLFTGGTVFHTYLGEAVADHAALKKFIVKAFTMTKLPYISITPTFSVCKDHGYIAGEHFSCPTCNADTEVYTRIVGYYRPVSQWNKGKQMEYDDRVCYNSAPVDVGTKPVEVEEAI, encoded by the coding sequence ATGCCGAAGCAGATTCTGAAGCGCGACAACTGTCTGGAGACATGGTCGCTTGAGCGTATTGCACATGCAATCCTCAAGGCACTTAAAGCTAGCGGAGTTAAAGACCCGCTTCTTTCAAAACGACTTGCCCGAAAAGTAGAAATAAAACTCGGAGCACAAGAAATCGCGCCGCAGGAATTGGTACAGGACACCATTGAGAAGGTCTTAATGGAATCCAGCCTGTACCACGTTGCAAAACGGTTTATTATTTACCGCGAGCAGCGCAGGCAGTTACGCGAACACAAGGCCGCGTATCTGGACATCAAGGAAACCATCAATAACTATCTGGATAAAGCAGACTGGCGTGTAAATGAAAACGCCAACATGACCCATTCATTCCAAGGGCTCATGCTGCATCTCTCCGGCACACTGCAGGCTAAATATGCGCTAGAAAAATACCCGGAAGAAGTGCGTCTTGCGCACGAACACGGCTATTTTCACATTCACGATCTTTCTTTCGGCCTTGCAGGCTACTGCGCAGGCTGGAGTCTTCGAGATCTACTCCTCGAAGGATTCAACCTTGAAGGCCGTTCCAGTGCCGGCCCAGCTCACCATTTTGACGCAGTTCTTGGTCAGATGGTTAACTTCCTCGGCACACTGCAGAACGAATGGGCAGGCGCTCAGGCGTTCAACAACGTCGACACCTACCTTGCCCCATTTATCAGAAAAGACGGTCTCTCGTACAAACAAGTACGTCAGGCCATGCAGAAATTTATTTTCAACCTTAACACAACCTCCCGCTGGGGCGGACAAAGCCCGTTTACCAACCTGACCTTTGACATTGTGCCACCAAAACACATTGCTAAAGAAGCAGTTATCATCGGCGGTGCTCTTCAAGATTCAACCTACGGTGAGTACGTTGAAGAAATGGCTATGATCAACAAAGCATTCCTTGAGGTCATGCTGCAAGGAGATCATCATGGTCGCATCTTCTCGTTCCCGATTCCTACATACAACGTCACCACAGAATTCCCTTGGGATACAGAAATTGGTGACCTGCTCATGCAGCTTACAGCCAAGTATGGCGTTCCGTACTTCCAGAACTTCATCAACTCTGACCTCGATCCGGAAGATGTTCGTTCTATGTGTTGTCGTCTACAAATGGATCTTCGCGAACTTCGCAAAAAAACCGGTGGGCTTTTCGGTGCTGGCGACCTCACAGGCTCTATCGGCGTTGTGACACTCAACCTGCCAAAGCTCGCATACCTTGCACAGAACGAAGAAGATTTCCTTGATCTCATTACCGAATATGCAGAGTTAGCTAAAGACTCTTTGGAATTTAAGCGTAAGTTTATTCAACAAAACCTTGAACGAGGTATGTTCCCATGGTCTTCGCGATACCTCAAAAATGGATTCAAGGCACACTTCTCAACTATCGGCCTCGTCGGTGGTCACGAAGCCTGCCTCAATCTGCTCGGGAAAGGTATTGAAACTGAAGGCGGCGTCCGCCTCATGCAGCGCGTGCTCAACCACCTGCGTGAACTGACCTCCCGCTATCAGGAAGACACAGGAAGCCTGTACAACCTTGAAGCCACACCGGCAGAAGGTACTAGCTACCGCCTCGCACGCACTGACAAAAAGCTCTACGCAGATATCGTCGCATCCGGTAACGGTACACCGTACTACACCAACTCAACAGCATTACCAGTAGGCGCAACAGACGACGTTTTTGCCGCCCTTGAACATCAGGATCAGCTCCAGCCGCTCTTCACTGGTGGCACCGTGTTCCACACATACCTCGGCGAGGCTGTAGCAGATCATGCAGCGCTGAAAAAATTCATCGTCAAAGCGTTCACCATGACAAAGTTGCCTTACATTTCAATCACACCGACCTTCTCTGTGTGCAAGGACCATGGGTACATTGCCGGCGAGCACTTCTCCTGCCCGACATGCAATGCTGATACAGAAGTCTACACACGTATAGTCGGCTACTACCGACCAGTATCGCAATGGAACAAAGGTAAGCAGATGGAATACGACGACCGCGTCTGCTACAACAGCGCACCTGTCGATGTTGGCACTAAACCTGTCGAAGTAGAAGAAGCTATTTAA
- a CDS encoding anaerobic ribonucleoside-triphosphate reductase activating protein, giving the protein MVSAWSRVFGFEPVSLCDWPGMNASVIFLGGCNMHCPTCHNFNLAWHSDTMDVIPQETIEAYLKKRSRWIDGVVITGGEATITPGLADLIKDLRKLGMPVKMDSNGMRPDVLKQLLDENLVELFAVDVKGPYQKYPVLTGGTTSPAEAEENLTQVFELAKQYPDKFLFRITKVPVLTDEDIQEAESYLPGGFTLKHQEYVPPRREHAEADSEARQLSGDMVA; this is encoded by the coding sequence CACGTGTTTTTGGTTTTGAACCGGTTAGTCTTTGCGACTGGCCCGGTATGAATGCTAGCGTCATCTTTTTAGGTGGCTGCAATATGCACTGTCCGACCTGCCATAACTTTAATCTCGCATGGCATAGCGATACTATGGATGTCATTCCACAAGAGACGATTGAGGCATACCTGAAAAAACGTTCACGGTGGATTGACGGTGTCGTCATTACTGGGGGGGAAGCAACCATTACACCGGGGCTTGCAGATCTTATAAAAGACCTGCGTAAGCTTGGCATGCCTGTCAAAATGGACAGTAACGGCATGCGTCCGGACGTATTGAAACAACTGCTTGACGAAAATCTCGTTGAGCTCTTTGCGGTAGATGTCAAAGGCCCTTACCAGAAATATCCTGTGCTTACCGGTGGTACTACATCCCCAGCAGAAGCAGAAGAAAACCTTACTCAAGTTTTCGAACTAGCAAAACAGTATCCTGACAAGTTCCTGTTCCGCATTACTAAAGTGCCTGTGCTGACAGATGAAGATATTCAGGAAGCTGAGAGCTACTTACCGGGCGGCTTTACGCTTAAGCATCAGGAATACGTTCCCCCAAGGAGAGAGCATGCCGAAGCAGATTCTGAAGCGCGACAACTGTCTGGAGACATGGTCGCTTGA